A genomic window from Methanobrevibacter sp. TLL-48-HuF1 includes:
- a CDS encoding 2-C-methyl-D-erythritol 4-phosphate cytidylyltransferase, which yields MIFVAILAGGIGSRMGDTDTPKQFLNLGDRPILIHTIEKFVIIDEIDEVIVLTPQNFINHTKYLIEEYIPNNDKVVVIEGGETRNDTLKNSIDYINENHDVDDDSIIITHDSVRPFVTHRIIRDNIKAAKECGACDTVIPATDTIVESRDGKVIKNIPIRDYFYQGQTPQTFKINKLNSLIDDLSDDEKEILTDAAKIFVLKGVDVSLVKGDVTNIKITYPYDLKLANTILNDKND from the coding sequence ATGATTTTTGTAGCTATATTGGCAGGTGGAATCGGATCAAGAATGGGGGACACAGATACTCCTAAACAATTTTTAAATTTAGGAGATAGGCCTATTTTAATCCACACAATTGAAAAATTTGTAATTATTGATGAAATTGATGAAGTGATAGTTTTAACTCCACAAAATTTTATAAATCACACTAAGTATCTAATTGAAGAATATATTCCAAATAATGATAAAGTGGTTGTGATTGAAGGTGGAGAAACTAGAAATGACACTTTAAAAAACAGTATTGATTATATTAATGAAAATCATGATGTTGATGATGATTCCATAATTATAACTCATGATTCTGTTCGTCCATTTGTAACTCATAGAATTATTCGGGACAATATTAAAGCTGCAAAAGAATGTGGAGCCTGTGATACAGTAATTCCGGCTACAGATACAATTGTAGAAAGTAGAGACGGTAAAGTTATTAAAAATATTCCAATCCGGGATTATTTTTATCAGGGTCAAACTCCGCAAACATTTAAAATTAATAAGTTGAATTCTTTAATTGATGATTTAAGTGATGATGAAAAGGAGATACTTACAGATGCTGCTAAAATATTTGTTTTAAAAGGTGTTGATGTATCTCTTGTTAAAGGAGATGTAACAAATATTAAAATTACATATCCTTATGATTTGAAATTGGCTAATACGATTCTAAATGATAAAAATGATTAA
- a CDS encoding class I SAM-dependent methyltransferase produces the protein MGKKKMMMPANGHRIQGMTSEKFLDANEFLDELNLTGSENFMDAGCGDGHVAIKALEEYITDGCVYALDMYEPSIEDMLKYKQENNADNLIPIVSNIAEHIDLDDETLDVILMVNVFHGFKATRTLDEAVDELARVIKTDGGRIAIMDYKKQDVKNGPPTVIRSSPEDLQELFSAHGLKMTYLNEEIGEDIPEGKSHYLIIFEKE, from the coding sequence ATGGGTAAAAAGAAAATGATGATGCCGGCAAATGGCCATAGAATTCAAGGTATGACTAGTGAAAAATTCCTTGATGCTAACGAATTTTTAGATGAATTAAATCTCACAGGTAGTGAGAACTTTATGGATGCAGGCTGTGGGGATGGTCATGTAGCTATTAAAGCATTGGAAGAATACATTACTGATGGATGTGTTTATGCTTTAGATATGTATGAACCGTCTATTGAGGATATGCTTAAATACAAACAAGAAAACAATGCAGATAACTTAATTCCAATTGTATCTAATATTGCTGAACATATTGATTTGGATGATGAAACATTGGATGTTATTTTGATGGTTAATGTTTTCCATGGTTTTAAAGCTACAAGAACTTTAGATGAGGCAGTGGATGAATTAGCTAGAGTAATTAAAACCGATGGTGGAAGAATAGCTATTATGGATTATAAAAAACAGGATGTTAAAAATGGACCTCCAACAGTTATTAGGAGTTCTCCAGAAGATTTGCAGGAATTATTCTCAGCACATGGTCTTAAAATGACTTATTTAAATGAAGAAATTGGGGAAGATATTCCTGAAGGTAAATCTCATTATTTAATAATATTTGAAAAAGAGTAG
- the argB gene encoding acetylglutamate kinase yields MKDVNILVEALPYIKKFHEKKILIKYGGHAMIDEDAMSSTVRDTVLLKYVGMEPLIVHGGGPEISRSMDKLGKEPKFIKGLRVTDEETMEIIEMVLVGKISTDIVSQISYHDGKGISLSGKDSRLIFAHKKPVSKVTSESGGEEEIDLGLVGEIDCINTDLLEMFLKNNYIPVISPVGIADDGSSLNLNADTAAGEIASSVDAEKLIILTDVPGVLRDPNDQNSLIQRIKIDEVPDLIEQGVISGGMIPKIETCVKAIEDGVKSCHIIDGRKKHSLLLEIFTKNGIGTMIYK; encoded by the coding sequence ATGAAGGACGTAAATATTTTAGTTGAGGCTTTACCTTATATTAAAAAATTCCATGAAAAAAAGATTCTGATTAAGTATGGAGGGCATGCTATGATAGATGAAGATGCAATGTCTTCTACAGTTAGAGATACTGTTCTTTTAAAATATGTAGGTATGGAACCACTTATTGTTCATGGTGGAGGTCCGGAAATATCTAGATCTATGGACAAGTTAGGTAAAGAACCTAAATTTATTAAAGGATTAAGGGTTACTGATGAAGAAACTATGGAAATTATTGAAATGGTTTTAGTCGGTAAAATAAGTACGGATATTGTTTCTCAAATTTCTTATCATGATGGAAAAGGTATCAGTTTATCTGGTAAAGACAGCAGATTGATTTTTGCTCATAAAAAACCAGTTAGTAAAGTTACCAGTGAATCTGGTGGGGAAGAAGAAATTGATTTAGGTCTTGTGGGAGAAATTGATTGCATCAATACAGATTTGCTTGAAATGTTTTTAAAAAACAATTATATTCCAGTTATCTCTCCTGTTGGTATAGCTGATGATGGATCAAGTTTAAATTTAAATGCAGATACTGCAGCTGGTGAAATAGCCAGTTCTGTTGATGCTGAAAAGTTAATAATTTTAACTGATGTTCCGGGAGTTTTAAGAGATCCTAATGATCAGAACTCATTAATTCAAAGAATAAAAATAGATGAAGTGCCGGATTTAATTGAACAGGGAGTTATTTCTGGAGGAATGATTCCAAAAATTGAAACATGTGTTAAAGCAATTGAAGATGGTGTTAAATCCTGCCATATAATTGATGGACGTAAAAAACATTCTCTTTTACTTGAAATTTTCACAAAAAACGGTATTGGAACTATGATTTATAAATAG
- a CDS encoding zinc-ribbon domain-containing protein encodes MCEEEDDEFTVICPVCGEMVDAGDAVCPFCGTPI; translated from the coding sequence ATGTGTGAAGAAGAGGACGATGAGTTTACTGTAATCTGCCCAGTTTGTGGTGAGATGGTTGATGCAGGAGATGCAGTTTGTCCGTTCTGTGGAACTCCGATTTAA
- a CDS encoding ribitol-5-phosphate dehydrogenase has product MIKMINIIYRLVAPKFFEEAIEEINIDDVIVRPTYLSICQADQRYYQGKRASDVLEEKLPMALIHEGVGEVVFDNTGSFNVGDNVVMIPNTPTKKDDYISANYLPSSKFRGSGFDGFTSDLIQLNPDRLVKLPDNFNLKISAFIELISVICHGIDRFEKIAIKHKNRFGVWGDGNLGYIMALFLKEFYPESEVIVIGKHGENLNLFSFADKTYKFHEVPDDLAVDHGFECVGSNASQAAIDQIINTINPQGSVILFGVSEYPIPINTRLVLEKGLTIQGISRSEHKDFLKVVEILKNNPKLFDSLDKLIGEVVTVKSLNDLKEAFDKDYISGFGKTVLVWDK; this is encoded by the coding sequence ATGATAAAAATGATTAATATTATTTACAGATTAGTAGCTCCAAAATTCTTTGAAGAAGCTATAGAAGAGATTAACATAGATGATGTAATTGTAAGGCCAACATATCTGTCAATTTGTCAAGCTGATCAGAGATATTATCAGGGTAAAAGAGCAAGTGATGTTCTTGAAGAAAAATTGCCAATGGCTCTAATTCATGAAGGAGTTGGGGAAGTGGTATTTGACAATACAGGGAGCTTCAATGTTGGAGATAATGTTGTAATGATACCAAATACTCCAACAAAAAAAGATGATTACATATCAGCTAATTACTTGCCGTCATCAAAATTTAGAGGCAGCGGTTTTGATGGATTTACAAGTGATTTAATTCAACTAAATCCAGACAGACTAGTTAAACTACCGGATAATTTTAATTTGAAAATATCAGCATTTATAGAATTAATTTCAGTAATCTGTCATGGAATAGACAGATTTGAAAAAATAGCTATTAAACACAAAAACAGATTTGGTGTTTGGGGAGACGGAAACTTGGGATATATTATGGCTCTGTTTCTAAAAGAGTTCTATCCTGAAAGTGAAGTTATAGTTATTGGAAAACATGGTGAAAATCTAAACTTATTTTCATTTGCTGATAAAACCTATAAATTCCATGAGGTTCCAGACGATTTAGCTGTTGACCATGGATTTGAGTGTGTTGGATCAAATGCATCACAGGCAGCTATTGATCAGATAATAAATACAATAAATCCTCAGGGATCAGTAATCTTATTTGGAGTAAGCGAATATCCTATTCCGATTAATACGAGATTGGTTTTGGAAAAAGGATTAACAATTCAGGGAATAAGTAGAAGTGAACATAAAGACTTCTTGAAAGTAGTTGAAATACTTAAAAACAACCCTAAATTATTTGATTCATTAGATAAGTTAATTGGTGAAGTTGTAACTGTAAAATCATTAAATGATTTAAAAGAAGCTTTTGACAAAGATTATATCTCAGGTTTTGGAAAAACAGTGTTGGTGTGGGATAAATAA
- a CDS encoding class I adenylate-forming enzyme family protein, with translation MLNITTFLDANACRLDKNVLYNPKSNEKYNSREILAITSEIARDLKNCSIKKGDRVLIYLNNSTSYLFSLFAIWRLGAIAIPTNRVFTPHELEYIIDDSQAKLMITDEDAKDIVDLDKYIPKNIENYKNGEILPAEPTDWDDLCQLQYTSGTTGQPKGAMLTHGNYFTAIHNECDVLTLKQDDVYMGIYPMAHVGLSWAIAALRAGAYYIMVEQFNLDEYLELCQQENVTVLTGMPPVIHSLTRLETGAEKQLKTVREIISGGGPLHRKIWKQFHEKYGIPIINAYGLSETIVIGTGTVIRPEDYRTADRFESVGHPVCFSEVKIVDEHDYTKELEKYEHGEIALRGPAVAKGYWRREVSTKESFLEDGWFLTGDIGYLDDDNRLFITDRKKDMIVMSGWKIYPTEVEEILIKYPEVKEIAIFSIPDCHRGELPVAAVVWENKEDNEGLISYARENLSRYKVPRKIFSLKELPRVNGWKLLRRKLREEYNHL, from the coding sequence ATGCTTAATATAACTACATTTCTTGATGCAAATGCTTGCAGATTAGATAAAAATGTTTTATACAATCCAAAATCTAATGAAAAATACAATTCCCGTGAAATATTAGCAATAACTTCAGAAATTGCTCGTGACCTAAAAAATTGCAGCATTAAAAAAGGAGACAGAGTTTTAATATATTTAAATAACTCAACCAGCTATTTATTCTCATTATTTGCAATTTGGAGACTTGGAGCTATAGCTATTCCAACAAACAGAGTATTTACTCCTCATGAACTTGAATACATCATTGATGATTCGCAGGCAAAATTAATGATTACTGATGAAGATGCAAAAGATATTGTTGATTTAGACAAATATATTCCAAAAAATATTGAAAATTATAAAAATGGAGAAATTTTACCTGCAGAGCCTACAGATTGGGATGATTTATGTCAGTTACAGTACACTTCAGGAACAACAGGTCAACCAAAAGGGGCCATGCTTACTCATGGAAATTATTTCACTGCAATCCATAATGAATGTGATGTATTAACATTAAAACAAGACGATGTTTACATGGGAATATATCCAATGGCTCATGTAGGATTATCATGGGCAATAGCTGCACTTAGAGCAGGAGCTTATTACATCATGGTAGAGCAATTTAATTTAGATGAATATCTTGAATTATGCCAACAAGAAAATGTTACTGTTCTAACAGGAATGCCTCCTGTAATACACTCCCTGACAAGATTAGAAACAGGTGCTGAAAAACAGTTAAAAACTGTACGTGAAATAATAAGCGGAGGTGGACCGCTACACAGAAAAATCTGGAAACAATTCCATGAAAAATACGGCATTCCAATAATTAATGCTTACGGATTATCTGAAACAATTGTAATTGGAACCGGGACTGTTATCAGACCAGAGGATTATAGAACTGCAGACAGATTTGAAAGTGTTGGACATCCAGTTTGTTTTTCAGAAGTTAAAATTGTTGATGAACATGACTACACCAAAGAGCTTGAAAAATACGAACACGGTGAAATTGCACTAAGAGGTCCTGCAGTAGCTAAAGGTTATTGGAGACGTGAAGTATCTACAAAAGAATCATTTTTAGAAGATGGGTGGTTTTTAACAGGAGATATCGGATATCTTGATGATGATAATCGTTTGTTCATTACAGACCGTAAAAAAGACATGATTGTGATGAGCGGATGGAAAATTTATCCAACAGAAGTAGAAGAAATTCTAATCAAATATCCCGAAGTAAAAGAAATAGCTATTTTCAGTATTCCTGATTGTCATCGCGGAGAATTACCTGTAGCTGCAGTAGTTTGGGAAAATAAAGAAGACAACGAAGGTTTAATTAGCTATGCACGTGAAAATCTTTCAAGATATAAAGTGCCAAGAAAAATATTTAGCCTAAAAGAGCTTCCAAGAGTTAATGGATGGAAACTGCTTAGAAGAAAATTAAGAGAAGAATATAATCATTTATAG